CCGAAACACTACACCACTACATTTGAAGGTAAAAGGCAATGTGCTCCAGTTCCAAACTTTTCCGTTACTATGTAATATAATACAAAACatttacttcttcttgacatgTCTTCCCCACTAATCTTCGGCACTGCCGTCTCTGGGTCTATAACTGATATTCTGATCCTCCAATTCACTGATGATATGTGGCGGCAACTTACCATTCACTTTCACAGCGTACAACCCAGCGACAAAGGAGTCGATACGGAGCCAGCGTGCCACCCACGATGCCTTGTTGTCGTCACCTAAAGCGACCAATCCTTCAAATGCTGGGGACGTGCAATCTTGGATCTGCCCATCTTCGTTGTCGGCGTAATGCAAAACAGACTCGCAGTTCGGGCACcctacttcaagaaatcgCCTATATGGCTGGATTATGCC
This DNA window, taken from Candidozyma auris chromosome 7, complete sequence, encodes the following:
- a CDS encoding transcription elongation factor SPT4 produces the protein MSSKTERACMLCGIIQPYRRFLEVGCPNCESVLHYADNEDGQIQDCTSPAFEGLVALGDDNKASWVARWLRIDSFVAGLYAVKVNGKLPPHIISELEDQNISYRPRDGSAED